DNA from Campylobacter sp. RM5004:
TTAAAAAACGAAGGAATTACTATTTTATTAGTAGAACAAAACGCTAAACAAGCTTTAAAAATAAGCGATAGAGCTTATGTGTTAGAGCATGGAAAAATCGTTCTTGAAGGCAAGGGCGAAGAACTAGCAGAAAATAATGAAATTCGCAAAAAATACTTAGGTATTTAAAGCTTTTTTAAAATCAAATTCTTATTTCAAATTCCACGATTGTTTCAAAGAATTTGAAATAGGAATTAGGCTTAGCAAAATTTTTTAAGACTAAATTAGTGTATTAAAATATTTTTATCAAAATTACTAAGAAATTTTAAAAGAATTTGAATTAGGAATTAAAATGAAAGATAGCGTTATAACTGCACTTAATATGGATTTAAAATCAAAAATAAGTTCTACAACCCATATTCTATCAAGTATGAATATTATAATTTTATGTATTTTGTCATTTTTCGTTTTAAAATGTTTTGGAGTTTTTATTCGCTTTATTTTAGCTAAATACACTATTTTTACATTTAATAATGACCCATTTTTTAATCTTGCTAGCAATGTTTATCCTTATTTGTATTTATATTTAGCCTTTGTGATTAATTTGTTTTTAACAATAACTAATATTCAGCGATTAAACGCTGTTATCGCTAATAAATATTTAAGGTTTTTTGTGATTTTTGGATTTATTATTTTTGATATTTGTAGCTTTATTTTATTTTTTATTTCAACTTTTGTTTTAAATATAATTTTTATGCTAATTTTATCATGTTTTAAGGATAAAAATATAAGCGAAATAAAAGCTTCAAGCTCATTTGCAAACGCATTTATTTTTGATTTTAATGCTAAAAGCAAACCTATATTTTTATATTTTTTAATCTTTTTGCGATTTTGCTTATTTTAATAACTTTTATTGCAAGAGAATATATTTTGATTCTTTCTATCACAACTTCGCTTTTGTTTTTGATGTTTGTGCTTTTTACTCCGTTTTTGTATTGTGAGATTTTTTATATTTTTAATTATTTTTCTAAGCTAAATAAGAGATTTTTTAGATTTGTTTTTGTTATTTCAATTCTAACTTATTATATTAGTTTTATTACCCTTGATAGGATTGGATTATTTTATAATATTGTTAATGCAATAGCTTTTTTTAGCTTTTTATTTTTATATTTTATATCTTGTATTTATGTGATTATTGCTCTTTATTGTAAAAAATATAATTATTAGCTTGGAATTTGAATTAGGATATTAGTTTTCCTAATTTATCGCTAAATTAGGAAAATTTATTAATTAGATAGTATCTCCATTAAAGATTGAGTTTTTAACCACTACATAATCAACTTTTCTAATATCACGAAGCTCTTTACCGCCTGCATAAGAAATTGAGCTTTGTAAATCTTCTCTCATTTCATTTAAGGTATCAAAGATATTTCCTCTAAATGGAACATACATTTTTTTACCTTCTACATTTTTACGCTCACCTTTTTGAAACTCACTTGCTGAGCCATAGTATTCTTTCATCTTTTTGCCATCAATTTCAATAGTTTTTCCAGGGCTTTGCTCGTGTCCGCTAAATAGTGAGCCTATCATTACAAAAGTAGCTCCAAAGCGAATTGATTTTGCGATATCTCCGTGATTTCTAATACCACCATCTGCAATTATCGGCTTTTTAGCACTTTTAGCACACCAGCGTAGAGCTGCTAATTGCCAACCGCCTGTTCCAAAACCGGTTTTAAGTTTAGTAATACATACTTTACCAGGTCCAATACCAACCTTAGTTGCATCAGCTCCAGCGTTTTCTAAATCTCTTACAGCTTCAGGTGTTCCAACATTTCCTGCTATTACGAAACTCGTTTTTAAGTTTGCCTTAATGTATTTAATCATCTTAATTACATTATCGCTATGTCCGTGAGCAATATCAATAGTAATGTATTCAGGATAAAGCTCATTAGCTTTTAATTCATCTATAAATTCATATTCTTTTTGAGTAATTCCAACAGAAATTGATGCAAAAAGTCCCATTTCTTGCATTTTTCTTACAAAATCTAACCTTTTTTCAGGCTCAAATCTATGCATAATATAAAAATAATCACTTCTAGCAAATGAAATTGCTAATTCTTCATCAATGATTGTTTGCATATTTGCTGGAACTACTGGTAGTTTAAATGTTCTATTTCCAAGCTTAACGCTAGTATCACACTCGCTTCTTGAGTTGATTATACATTTTGCAGGGATTAACTGCACGTCTTCGTAATCAAAAACTAATAAATTGTTTAGCATATTACACTCCTTAAAATTAAAGACTTGATTGTAGCTTATAAATAATTAATAAAAACTTGATTTTAAAAGTTAAAATATTTTATGGAATTTAAATCCGGAATTTCACCGGAAAATTATTTTTTAGCTATCGCTTCTATTTCTATTTTTGAACCCTTTGGTAAAGCTGCTACAGCAAATGCACTTCTAGCTGGGAAAGGCTCTTTAAAAAACTCAGCATAAGCTTCATTAACTGCTGCAAAGTCATTTATATCAGCTAGTAAAACCGTCGTTTTAATAACATTATTCATATCTAAACCTTGCTCGTTTAAGATAGCTTTAATGTTTCTTAGACTTTGTCTTGTAAGTTCTTTAATATCGCCTTTTGCAAAATCTCCTGTCGTTGGGTCTATTGGTAATTGACCGCTTACAAATACTAAATCGTTTGATACTCCACATACACTATAAGGACCTATCGCCTTTGGATAATTCATTTTTTCTCCTTTTTTAAAAAAAATTTTGCAAAATAGTAACAAAAAATTATTAATTTAGAAAAAATAATAAAAAAAAACTATTTTTTACAAAAATTTTATTAATTTTATCTAATTTTAAGAAAATTTTATTAAATTTACTTTTAAAATAATAATTTTATTTAAAGGAGTTAAAATGTTCAGCATTTTTTTTGCGTTTGTAGCAATCGCTTTGCTGGTATTTATGCTTTCTAAAAAGATAAATGCCCATATGGCTTTGTTACTTAGTGGTTTGTTTTTACTATTGATCGCAACTATGCATAATAGTGAAGCAATTTTTAGCAGCAAAGTTTTAGATGCTAAAGGGAGCTTAAATTTTTGGTTCTTCAATCTTTTTGAAGTATTTAACAAAAACTTATCTTCTACTCTTAGCGGTCTTGGGCTTACGCTTATGTGTATTGCTGGTTTTAGTGCTTACATGGAGCATGTTGGAGCAAGCTATGCTTTATTTAAGGTTTTTGAAAAGCCGCTTAGTATGGTTAAATCTCCGTATATGCTTTTAATAGTTTCTTATTTTGTTACGCAATTTTTAGTAATTTTTATACCATCTCATGCTGGTCTTGGACTTTTACTTATGGTTACTATGTATCCGATTTTAGTTAGAACTGGAGTTTCAAAATTATCAGCTTTAACAGTTATTGGAACTTGCCAATATATTGACCATGGGCCTGGAAGTGGTAATGTTATTTTAGCTGCAAAAACAGCAGGGGTTGATCCAGCTACATATTTTGTTCATCACCAATTACCTACAACAATACCTATTATAATAGCTGTTGCAATTGCGATTTATTTTACTTCTAAATATTTTGATAAAAAGGATAATTTTATCTTTAATAAAGAAGAAATAGAAAAAGAATTAAGTGAAGGTAATGAAAATAAAACTAAATTTCCTCCAAAAATTTATGCAATATTACCAATTATTCCATTAGTATTAATACTAGGTTTTTCAAAAGTTGTTGGTAGTAATATTAAAATGAATGTCCCTGTTGCAATGATGATTTCAACTTTTGCAGCAATTATTTTTGAGATGATTAGATATAGAAGTGTTGTAGAAACCTTAAATTCAATTATGATATTTTTTAAGGGCATGGGTCATTTATTTGTAATAACAGTTAGTCTTATAGTGTGCGGTCAGGTTTTTGCTGCTGGGCTTTTATCAATAGGATTTGTTGATACTTTAATAAATCTTGCAAAGGATGCAGGTTTTGGCGTATTAGCAATTATTATTTTTGTATCAATTTTGCTTTCTGTATCAGCGTTTTTAATGGGTTCAGGAAACGCAGCATTCTTTAGTTTTGCGCCACTTATTCCAAATATAGCAAAATCATTTAATGTTGAAACTATCATGATGATAGCACCTATTCAAATTATGACAGGTTTTGGAAGATGCGTAAGCCCAATCGCTCCTGCTATTTTAGCAATTGCAGGAATTGCAAAAGTTAGTCCTTTTGCTGTTGTTAAAAGAACTGCAATACCTATGATAATTGCTGGTATTGTTAATATTATTTGCACTTGTATTTATATTTAAAAAAAGGAGATAAACATGAAGAATAAAACAAAGTTAATTCATTTAGGTCGTGGTAAAGATTTACCTGTAAAAGCAGTAAATCCTAGTGTTATGAGAGCATCAACTATACTTTTTAAAGACCATAAAACTTGGCAAGAATATCGTGAGCTTAGAAAAACGCAAAGAGTTTTAAGCTATGGTGCAAGAGGAACTGAAACAAATTTTGAGCTAGAAAAATTACTTTGCGAGCTTGAGGGAGGTTTTAGAGCCCAACTTTTCCCAACAGGTCTTGCAGCACTAGCTATGGTTTTATTAAATTACGCTAGTTCAGGAGCACATTTTCTAATAACTGATGGAATTTATGGACCTGTTAGAACAATTTGTGATTTGTTTTTAAATAAAATTGGTGTAGAAATTGAGTTTTTAAAAGCTGATGCTAGCGATGTTGAAAGTAAAATCAAGCCAAATACAAAGCTTATTTTATGCGAAAGCCCTGGTTCTATTATGTATGAAATTATAGATGTTCCAAAGTTATGCGAAATAGCTCATAAACACAATATTCCTGTTGCGATTGATAGCACATATTCAAGTGCTTATTTATCAAATCCTATAAAGCTTGGAGTTGATATTTGTGTGATTGCAGCTACTAAGTATTTAAGCGGACACTCTGATGTTGTTATGGGTTGTGTTATTGTAAATGAAAAAGAGTGGAAAAATTTTAATGAGCTACCAGAAGCACTAGGACTTACTACAAGCCCTGATGATTGTTATTTAGTTCTTAGAGGTATGAGAACTCTTGGTATAAGATTAAAGGCCCATGAGGAGAATACAGATAAAGTTGTTGAATTTTTAAAGACAAGAAAAGAAATTAAAACAATTTTTTATCCAAAATTACCAACTCATCCAAACCATGAGATATTTAAAAGAGATTTCATAGGAACAAATGGTATGGTAACGATAGAATTTGAATCAGGAATTAGCAAAGACCAAGCTATTAAATTTGTAGATGATTTAGAGTATTTTTCAATAGGCGCTAGTTGGGGCGGTTATGAAAGTCTTGCGACTGTTACAATGCCACCAAGAACAGCTACTAAAGTTGATAGTAATAGAGTTTTTGTGAGATTTCATATAGGTTTAGAAGATGTTAGTGATTTAATAGCTGATTTAGAGCAAGCATTTAATAAAATTAAATAAAAGGAGAAATTATGACAGGTATTAGTGTATTTGATATGAGATTATTGGGTGATTCTTGGAGCACAAAAGCTATGCGTGATATTTTTTGTGAAGAAAATAGAATTCAAAAATGGCTTGATGTTGAAGCAGCACTTGCTAAATCTCAAGCAAAACTTGGAATTATCCCAGAAGCCGCAGCTATAGAGATAGCTAAAAAATCTTTTTATAAATATATGGATATGGATTTTATATTTAATGAATATAAAAAGACAAAGCATCCATTAGTTCCAACTGTAAGGGGTTTGGAAAAAGCGTGCGAGAATGGATATGGAGAGTTTGTTCATTTTGGAGTAACTACTCAAGATATTATGGATACAGGATTTATATTACAATTTAAAGAAGCTATGAAACTTGTAAAAGATGATTTAAAAACTATAGCAAAATCTTTAAAAAATCTTGCACTAGAGCATAAAAATACAGCTATGATGGGAAGAACTTTAGCACTTCAAGCATTGCCTATTACTTTTGGTCATAAAGTTGCTATTTGGCTTGATGAGCTTAATAGACATTATGAAAGAATACTTGAATGCGAAGAAAGACTTTATGTAGGACTTATAGTTGGTGCTGTTGGAACAAAAGCAAGTCTAAGCGATAAGCATAATGAAGTAGAAAAATTAACACTTGAGAGTTTAGGGTTAAAAGTTCCTTATATTTCTTGGCAACCAGCAAGAGATAGATTAATTGAGCTTGGATATGTGTTAGCAAACATAAATGCGACATTTAATAAAATAGCTCATCAGATTTTAATCTTATCTCATAATGAAGTAAATGAAGTTGCTGAACCATTTGGTAAAGGTCAAGTAGGAAGCTCTACAATGCCACATAAAAGAAATCCTGCGATAAGCGAAAATGCTGTAACTGTTAGCAATACATTAAAAGCAAATATTGCAATTTTAAGCGATATTGAAAGACACGAGCATGAAAGAGATGGTCAGGTTTGGAAAATGGAATGGAAACTAATCCCTGAAATCTTTTTAATGCTTTCTTGCGTGCTTGATAATATGAAAA
Protein-coding regions in this window:
- a CDS encoding GMP reductase, with product MLNNLLVFDYEDVQLIPAKCIINSRSECDTSVKLGNRTFKLPVVPANMQTIIDEELAISFARSDYFYIMHRFEPEKRLDFVRKMQEMGLFASISVGITQKEYEFIDELKANELYPEYITIDIAHGHSDNVIKMIKYIKANLKTSFVIAGNVGTPEAVRDLENAGADATKVGIGPGKVCITKLKTGFGTGGWQLAALRWCAKSAKKPIIADGGIRNHGDIAKSIRFGATFVMIGSLFSGHEQSPGKTIEIDGKKMKEYYGSASEFQKGERKNVEGKKMYVPFRGNIFDTLNEMREDLQSSISYAGGKELRDIRKVDYVVVKNSIFNGDTI
- a CDS encoding RidA family protein, producing the protein MNYPKAIGPYSVCGVSNDLVFVSGQLPIDPTTGDFAKGDIKELTRQSLRNIKAILNEQGLDMNNVIKTTVLLADINDFAAVNEAYAEFFKEPFPARSAFAVAALPKGSKIEIEAIAKK
- the dcuC gene encoding C4-dicarboxylate transporter DcuC, whose amino-acid sequence is MFSIFFAFVAIALLVFMLSKKINAHMALLLSGLFLLLIATMHNSEAIFSSKVLDAKGSLNFWFFNLFEVFNKNLSSTLSGLGLTLMCIAGFSAYMEHVGASYALFKVFEKPLSMVKSPYMLLIVSYFVTQFLVIFIPSHAGLGLLLMVTMYPILVRTGVSKLSALTVIGTCQYIDHGPGSGNVILAAKTAGVDPATYFVHHQLPTTIPIIIAVAIAIYFTSKYFDKKDNFIFNKEEIEKELSEGNENKTKFPPKIYAILPIIPLVLILGFSKVVGSNIKMNVPVAMMISTFAAIIFEMIRYRSVVETLNSIMIFFKGMGHLFVITVSLIVCGQVFAAGLLSIGFVDTLINLAKDAGFGVLAIIIFVSILLSVSAFLMGSGNAAFFSFAPLIPNIAKSFNVETIMMIAPIQIMTGFGRCVSPIAPAILAIAGIAKVSPFAVVKRTAIPMIIAGIVNIICTCIYI
- the metC gene encoding cystathionine beta-lyase — encoded protein: MKNKTKLIHLGRGKDLPVKAVNPSVMRASTILFKDHKTWQEYRELRKTQRVLSYGARGTETNFELEKLLCELEGGFRAQLFPTGLAALAMVLLNYASSGAHFLITDGIYGPVRTICDLFLNKIGVEIEFLKADASDVESKIKPNTKLILCESPGSIMYEIIDVPKLCEIAHKHNIPVAIDSTYSSAYLSNPIKLGVDICVIAATKYLSGHSDVVMGCVIVNEKEWKNFNELPEALGLTTSPDDCYLVLRGMRTLGIRLKAHEENTDKVVEFLKTRKEIKTIFYPKLPTHPNHEIFKRDFIGTNGMVTIEFESGISKDQAIKFVDDLEYFSIGASWGGYESLATVTMPPRTATKVDSNRVFVRFHIGLEDVSDLIADLEQAFNKIK
- the purB gene encoding adenylosuccinate lyase; translated protein: MTGISVFDMRLLGDSWSTKAMRDIFCEENRIQKWLDVEAALAKSQAKLGIIPEAAAIEIAKKSFYKYMDMDFIFNEYKKTKHPLVPTVRGLEKACENGYGEFVHFGVTTQDIMDTGFILQFKEAMKLVKDDLKTIAKSLKNLALEHKNTAMMGRTLALQALPITFGHKVAIWLDELNRHYERILECEERLYVGLIVGAVGTKASLSDKHNEVEKLTLESLGLKVPYISWQPARDRLIELGYVLANINATFNKIAHQILILSHNEVNEVAEPFGKGQVGSSTMPHKRNPAISENAVTVSNTLKANIAILSDIERHEHERDGQVWKMEWKLIPEIFLMLSCVLDNMKTALGGLEVKKDSMLNNLNTLKGFVLAERVMFALSEHFGKQHAHEIVYENAMQGIENNKTFKEVLLADSRVREVLDEKAIDTLLDATTYVGYAPKLVDEFLEKIKNAEILKD